In Desulfonatronospira thiodismutans ASO3-1, a single window of DNA contains:
- the brnA gene encoding type II toxin-antitoxin system BrnA family antitoxin yields the protein MKADEFDKKFDKGNEDIVEDLDLSTARRVNQEQRRINVDFPAWVVESLDREAARIGVTRQSIIKVWLVERLKAEAADKPVNGDAAGGAS from the coding sequence ATGAAAGCCGATGAATTTGACAAGAAGTTTGACAAAGGCAATGAGGACATCGTTGAAGACCTCGATCTTTCTACGGCACGCCGGGTTAACCAGGAACAAAGGCGAATCAATGTCGATTTTCCGGCCTGGGTCGTAGAGTCTCTGGATCGCGAAGCGGCGCGGATAGGCGTCACTCGGCAGTCGATCATCAAGGTCTGGCTGGTTGAACGTCTGAAGGCTGAAGCAGCTGACAAGCCGGTGAATGGTGACGCCGCAGGCGGCGCATCTTAG
- a CDS encoding BrnT family toxin codes for MIEFDWDPQKARANLEKHGISFEEAKSVFFDEYARQFFDEEHSSSEERFIMLGLSNVLRVLVVCHCERSGGGVIRIISARKATANERKHYEGPPL; via the coding sequence ATGATCGAGTTCGATTGGGATCCGCAGAAGGCGCGCGCAAACCTTGAGAAGCACGGCATTTCCTTCGAAGAGGCTAAATCCGTTTTCTTTGATGAGTATGCACGGCAGTTCTTCGATGAGGAGCATTCATCCAGTGAAGAGCGGTTCATTATGCTTGGGTTGAGCAATGTGCTGCGGGTTCTGGTCGTGTGCCACTGCGAGCGTTCCGGTGGGGGTGTCATTAGAATCATTTCCGCACGGAAGGCGACAGCCAATGAGCGTAAACATTACGAAGGTCCGCCGCTATGA
- a CDS encoding BrnT family toxin, which translates to MGGFEFDEGKSKANLEKHGIDFQSAQEFWKDPDLLEIQAKSEGEPRFLLIGRIGAKHWSAVVTYRNDRIRLISVRQSRKKEVELYESR; encoded by the coding sequence ATGGGTGGATTCGAGTTTGATGAAGGCAAGAGCAAGGCCAATCTGGAAAAGCATGGAATTGATTTCCAGTCCGCTCAGGAATTCTGGAAAGATCCTGATCTCCTGGAAATACAGGCCAAATCAGAAGGCGAGCCAAGATTCCTTCTCATAGGCCGGATAGGTGCAAAACATTGGTCTGCTGTCGTTACCTACAGGAATGATAGGATTCGCCTGATTTCCGTCAGGCAGTCCCGCAAGAAAGAGGTTGAGCTTTATGAAAGCCGATGA